A genomic window from Chiloscyllium punctatum isolate Juve2018m chromosome 50, sChiPun1.3, whole genome shotgun sequence includes:
- the LOC140470131 gene encoding B-cell receptor-associated protein 31-like, whose product MSLQWTAVAGFLYAEVFALLLMCIPFVSAKRWQKLFRSGLFNLVVSYGNKFFFFLIALLIFLMFDAVREIQKYSVPDKVDLKNNPVAEDHVHMKLFRAQRNLYIAGFALLLWL is encoded by the exons ATGAGTCTCCAATGGACAGCCGTGGCCGGGTTCCTTTATGCCGAGGTGTTTGCGTTGCTGCTGATGTGCATTCCATTTGTTTCTGCAAAACG GTGGCAGAAGCTCTTCCGTTCCGGCCTCTTCAACTTGGTGGTATCGTACGGCAATAAattcttctttttcctcatcGCCCTCCTCATCTTCCTGATGTTTG ACGCAGTCCGAGAGATCCAGAAGTACAGTGTCCCGGACAAGGTGGACCTGAAGAACAACCCAGTGGCGGAGGACCACGTCCACATGAAGCTGTTCCGCGCCCAGAGGAACCTCTACATCGCCGGCTTCGCTTTGCTGCTCTGGTTGTGA